One Aegilops tauschii subsp. strangulata cultivar AL8/78 chromosome 7, Aet v6.0, whole genome shotgun sequence genomic window carries:
- the LOC109765062 gene encoding LOW QUALITY PROTEIN: putative disease resistance protein RGA3 (The sequence of the model RefSeq protein was modified relative to this genomic sequence to represent the inferred CDS: inserted 1 base in 1 codon), with amino-acid sequence MEAEWFSGIKAVTSTATTVVSGLNDWIAFLQWFQPDKTLENGQLQEELWKLETTMPMMQEMIDKAEWSSHKDPVAKLLEELKGVFYDSEDTLDDLNYYVLKSKIEKGALPTDFTKSTVCCGFGKVKELQRRAEHLMTQLNFMVSHNERHFVKSFRPETSSLPNEPKIFGRQKELMEIIQLLGVPVSIHSGGKRKNSKSATDALSTQEAFIDDARNEGVGVLAITGIGGVGKTTLTQQIYHHPLVEAHFDQQLWICVSDDFDVKRLTKELVQSSGVKALSDNLNSLQSILATAVKSKRFLLVLDDIWDDVLTENGQEWENFCAPLTRGLPGSIILVTTRSVKVAKKVCTVGTFPLEGLQADAFWEFFRSCAFNCKGCENNADLETIARKIVPKLKGSPLAAKTLGRLLRVNHDIEHWRNVLDSELWELKQEKEEILPALRLSYIYLPFRLKRCFSLCAMYPKDHVFQMEVAVHIWCAQGFVEPQGQIPLSDIARSYFQELIDRSLFQEAAGAPDTYVIHDLIHDMLQLVSANEXFVVRNEYDLLNVPQNVRHLSLFTEKNFDSKRFMILSQHKKLRTIFINESLNQTALIPIIDCWSSALKYLRFLSCGFNAIKVLPETVARFKLLRCLKFGSSRTCTFHTFPESYCCLYNLQTFVGLGFIFQNLPRNFTRLVNLQHFRINTLTHQRHCTLYSVPSEFAHIRLLRYMNLKGELNLEGMSYLQPNDVQQLEMSKRKDIRKLILAFDQGRGTSDSDMEVLEALCPHPDVIQCLDIKYFKGDLNPTWFKPSNLQSLMQLQFITCDIRTVSWGGDHAGTMFSALTFLNISMCSRLSSLEQLLQAPGLPAIRIISIDRCPELVNLFVETFKAFECLETLSIWSCPKINWERLVGLPPSLQYLNMIDFGQFSDHFLSCLEHLASLLKLNLSSESLTSIPIQQWSSLLRLDVWNCSKLTTVDFTPRSLPAVKVITIRNCEALLSLPGKTFVEFCCLEELMIRECPNIEWRGLTFPISLRELYLNDCGDISPWVPNSLEHLNHLTHLALMNLKYIKSISAQIWAQSLSKLEFLQICECPHLQAIGGPKGIAGITNAFVESCDKLKGIKQPFRRGRMAHFGHF; translated from the exons ATGGAAGCAGAATGGTTCTCGGGTATCAAGGCTGTCACCTCAACCGCCACGACAGTGGTATCTggtttaaatgattggattgctTTTCTTCAATGGTTCCAGCCAGACAAAACTTTGGAGAATGGACAGCTGCAGGAGGAGCTCTGGAAACTCGAGACAACAATGCCAATGATGCAGGAAATGATCGATAAAGCAGAGTGGTCAAGTCATAAGGACCCAGTAGCAAAACTTTTAGAAGAACTCAAGGGTGTCTTTTATGATAGTGAAGATACTCTTGATGATCTGAACTATTACGTGCTGAAATCAAAGATAGAGAAAGGTGCACTGCCAACAGATTTCACTAAGAGCACAGTCTGCTGTGGCTTTGGTAAAGTGAAGGAACTGCAAAGAAGGGCCGAACATCTGATGACTCAGTTGAATTTCATGGTTTCACACAACGAGAGGCATTTTGTGAAGTCATTCAGGCCAGAAACAAGTTCTCTTCCAAATGAACCTAAGATCTTTGGCCGCCAAAAGGAATTGATGGAAATTATTCAATTGCTTGGCGTGCCAGTAAGCATCCATAGTGGTGGGAAAAGAAAAAACAGTAAAAGTGCAACTGATGCACTCAGCACCCAGGAAGCTTTCATTGATGATGCAAGAAATGAAGGTGTGGGTGTACTGGCTATAACTGGCATTGGTGGTGTAGGTAAAACAACTTTGACACAACAAATCTACCATCATCCTCTGGTAGAAGCTCATTTCGACCAACAGCTTTGGATATGTGTGTCCGATGACTTTGACGTTAAGAGATTGACAAAAGAGCTCGTACAGTCCTCAGGGGTGAAAGCATTGTCAGATAACCTGAATTCTCTCCAATCAATACTGGCTACTGCTGTCAAGTCTAAGCGGTTTCTGCTCGTGTTAGATGATATATGGGACGATGTTCTGACTGAAAATGGACAAGAATGGGAGAACTTCTGTGCTCCTCTAACACGTGGGCTTCCAGGAAGCATTATCCTAGTGACTACCAGGTCTGTTAAGGTAGCTAAGAAAGTGTGCACAGTTGGGACTTTTCCACTAGAAGGTTTACAAGCTGATGCCTTCTGGGAGTTCTTCAGATCATGTGCATTCAATTGCAAGGGCTGCGAAAATAATGCAGATTTAGAAACCATTGCAAGGAAGATTGTTCCCAAACTGAAAGGGTCTCCTCTAGCTGCCAAAACTCTTGGCCGGTTGCTAAGGGTGAATCATGACATTGAACATTGGAGAAATGTCTTAGATAGTGAGCTGTGGGAATTAAAGCAAGAAAAGGAGGAGATCTTGCCGGCTCTTAGATTGAGCTACATTTATCTGCCTTTCCGTTTAAAGAGGTGTTTCTCACTGTGTGCAATGTACCCAAAAGACCATGTCTTTCAGATGGAAGTTGCTGTTCACATATGGTGTGCCCAAGGTTTCGTGGAACCTCAAGGTCAAATTCCTCTTTCAGATATTGCGCGTTCCTATTTTCAAGAACTTATAGACCGCTCACTCTTTCAAGAAGCTGCGGGGGCACCTGATACATACGTCATTCATGATTTGATCCATGATATGCTCCAGTTAGTCTCAGCAAATG AGTTCGTCGTAAGAAATGAATATGACCTTCTAAATGTTCCTCAAAATGTCCGGCATTTGTCACTGTTCACAGAGAAGAATTTTGATTCCAAAAGATTTATGATTCTATCTCAGCACAAGAAGCTGCGGACAATTTTTATCAATGAATCATTGAACCAGACTGCTCTTATTCCTATAATTGACTGTTGGTCCAGTGCCTTGAAATATCTCCGTTTTCTGTCTTGTGGCTTTAATGCTATAAAGGTGCTGCCTGAGACTGTTGCTCGTTTTAAGCTTCTGAGGTGCTTAAAGTTTGGAAGCTCCAGGACTTGTACTTTTCATACATTCCCAGAGTCATACTGTTGCCTTTATAATCTGCAAACGTTCGTGGGGCTAGGCTTCATATTCCAGAACTTACCAAGGAACTTCACTAGACTTGTCAACTTGCAGCACTTCAGAATTAATACTCTTACTCATCAGAGACACTGCACACTATATTCTGTTCCTTCCGAGTTCGCCCATATCAGATTGCTAAGGTACATGAATCTTAAGGGAGAACTGAATCTGGAAGGCATGTCCTATCTGCAACCAAATGATGTACAACAGCTCGAAATGAGCAAAAGAAAGGATATTCGGAAACTAATATTAGCTTTTGACCAGGGTAGGGGCACCTCTGATAGTGATATGGAAGTTCTTGAGGCTCTTTGCCCCCATCCAGATGTTATTCAGTGCCTGGATATCAAGTATTTCAAAGGCGACTTAAATCCTACTTGGTTTAAGCCATCAAACCTGCAGAGCTTAATGCAGCTCCAGTTCATAACATGTGATATACGTACAGTATCTTGGGGTGGTGACCATGCTGGCACTATGTTCTCAGCTCTCACTTTTTTGAACATTTCTATGTGCAGCAGACTGTCTTCGCTTGAACAACTTCTACAGGCACCTGGTCTTCCAGCAATCAGAATAATTAGTATTGACCGTTGCCCAGAGTTGGTGAACCTTTTTGTTGAAACCTTTAAAGCTTTTGAATGTCTTGAAACACTGAGCATCTGGAGCTGCCCAAAGATTAATTGGGAAAGGCTTGTTGGGTTGCCGCCTTCATTGCAATATCTGAACATGATTGATTTTGGTCAATTTTCTGATCACTTTCTGAGCTGCCTAGAACATCTAGCATCGCTACTGAAACTGAATTTATCTTCTGAATCTTTGACTTCAATTCCCATACAACAATGGTCATCTCTACTGCGCCTGGATGTTTGGAACTGTAGCAAATTAACAACAGTTGACTTCACTCCTCGTTCCTTACCAGCAGTAAAAGTAATCACAATTCGAAATTGTGAAGCTTTATTGTCTCTACCTGGCAAAACGTTTGTGGAGTTCTGTTGTCTAGAGGAATTGATGATACGTGAATGTCCAAATATTGAGTGGAGAGGCTTGACATTTCCTATATCGCTTCGGGAGCTGTACCTCAATGACTGTGGAGACATCTCACCATGGGTTCCGAACTCACTGGAGCACCTCAACCACTTAACCCATCTGGCGTTGATGAACCTCAAGTACATCAAATCAATCTCTGCACAAATATGGGCACAGAGTTTGTCAAAGCTGGAATTCTTGCAGATCTGTGAGTGTCCTCATCTGCAAGCGATTGGTGGTCCCAAAGGAATTGCAGGCATTACTAATGCATTTGTTGAATCGTGTGACAAGCTAAAGGGTATAAAGCAACCTTTCCGGAGAGGTAGAATGGCCCACTTCGGCCACTTTTGA
- the LOC109765063 gene encoding probable NAD(P)H-dependent oxidoreductase 1, protein MATGAGDDGHGAGAGATAIPSVILNTGHAMPVLGFGTGSPSKPADLANIIVHAVRLGYRHLDTASMYRTEPTVGAAVAESVRAGAVPSRTDLFVTSKLWISDARPGRVVPALRESLARLGLAYLDLFLVHWPVAATAGGLPVDKSTLVEFDMEGVWRGMEDCHRLGLARSVGVSNFSAAKMERLLALAAVPPAVNQVEMNVGWRQEKVREVCARHGVVVAAYSPLGAYGGFWGSDAVMESGVLHDVAAARGKTVAQVALRWLYEQSVCFVARSYNGKRLKQNMEIFDWELSEEEKGMIDTIPQRRASLGERFMSPDGPYKTPEELWDSDI, encoded by the exons ATGGCCACTGGAGCCGGCGACGACGGGCACGGCGCTGGCGCCGGGGCAACGGCGATCCCGTCCGTGATCCTGAACACGGGCCACGCGATGCCGGTGCTGGGGTTCGGCACGGGCTCGCCAAGCAAGCCGGCGGACCTGGCGAACATCATCGTGCACGCCGTCCGTCTCGGCTACCGCCACCTGGACACGGCCTCCATGTACCGCACGGAGCCGACGGTGGGCGCCGCCGTAGCCGAGTCCGTCCGCGCCGGCGCCGTGCCCTCCCGCACCGACCTCTTCGTCACCTCCAAGCTCTGGATCTCCGATGCGCGCCCGGGCCGCGTCGTCCCGGCGCTCCGCGAGTCGCTCGCCCGCCTCGGCCTAGCCTACCTTGACCTCTTCCTCGTCCACTGGCCCGTGGCCGCCACCGCCGGCGGCCTCCCGGTAGACAAGAGCACGCTGGTGGAGTTCGACATGGAGGGCGTGTGGCGCGGCATGGAGGACTGCCACCGGTTGGGCCTGGCGAGGTCCGTCGGGGTGAGCAACTTCTCGGCGGCCAAGATGGAGAGGCTGCTGGCTCTCGCCGCCGTGCCGCCGGCGGTCAACCAGGTGGAGATGAACGTCGGGTGGAGACAGGAGAAGGTGCGGGAGGTGTGCGCCCGGCACGGCGTTGTTGTCGCCGCCTACTCGCCGCTCGGCGCGTACGGCGGCTTCTGGGGCTCCGACGCCGTCATGGAGAGCGGCGTCTTGCACGACGTCGCCGCCGCCAGAGGCAAGACCGTCGCGCAG GTGGCGTTGAGGTGGCTATACGAGCAGAGCGTGTGCTTTGTGGCGAGGAGCTACAATGGTAAGAGGTTGAAGCAGAACATGGAGATCTTCGACTGGGAGTTGAGCGAGGAGGAGAAGGGGATGATTGACACGATACCGCAGAGGAGGGCGTCTTTGGGTGAGCGTTTCATGTCGCCCGACGGGCCTTACAAAACACCCGAGGAGCTCTGGGACAGCGATATATGA